A region from the Alkalibacter saccharofermentans DSM 14828 genome encodes:
- a CDS encoding site-2 protease family protein, whose product MKGSIVIGKIKGISIEINISWLVIFALLTFMLATSYFPVNFPEWDAALNWMLAAIMTVMFFASVLLHELSHSLVSIKLGLEVKRITLFIFGGMAQIEKEVDDPVQELKIAIAGPAMSVALSALFFLTANVLTAAGAQEYFVVPFTYLATVNIILAIFNMVPAFPLDGGRVLRAIIWKVKGDMQKATKIASSLGSFFGYFLIFNGVFLALAGNLFNGVWFLFIGWFITQASQSSYQHVLMNDMFNKICVNKFMTENIVAVEYYVNLQQLVEEYYYKYKFSMFPVMRLDEVMGIVTIDEIKKVDRAIWDETTVGSISRKLTEDFVVSPRDTVSTAMEKVFKNGVGRVLVMEDGNMLGIVSRTDILNYIRINAQLDGKER is encoded by the coding sequence ATGAAAGGTTCTATTGTAATAGGCAAAATAAAAGGAATATCAATCGAGATCAACATCAGCTGGCTTGTGATTTTTGCGCTTCTTACCTTCATGCTTGCAACAAGCTATTTTCCGGTAAATTTCCCCGAGTGGGATGCGGCTTTAAATTGGATGCTGGCGGCTATTATGACTGTGATGTTCTTTGCCTCAGTGCTTCTTCACGAGCTGTCACACTCTCTTGTATCCATCAAGCTAGGCTTAGAGGTTAAGAGGATAACTCTTTTCATATTCGGTGGCATGGCACAGATAGAAAAAGAGGTCGATGACCCTGTACAAGAGTTAAAGATTGCCATAGCCGGTCCGGCAATGAGCGTAGCCTTATCAGCTCTGTTTTTTTTGACAGCTAATGTTCTTACTGCAGCCGGAGCACAGGAGTACTTTGTGGTGCCATTTACTTACCTGGCAACTGTAAATATAATACTTGCTATATTTAACATGGTTCCGGCATTTCCGTTGGATGGTGGAAGGGTCTTAAGGGCTATAATATGGAAAGTAAAGGGTGACATGCAGAAGGCAACAAAGATCGCGTCTTCCCTAGGGAGCTTTTTTGGGTACTTCCTGATTTTCAATGGTGTTTTTTTGGCATTGGCAGGGAATCTCTTCAATGGGGTATGGTTTCTTTTTATAGGATGGTTCATAACCCAGGCGTCACAATCGAGTTACCAGCATGTGTTAATGAACGACATGTTCAACAAGATATGCGTTAACAAATTTATGACTGAAAATATAGTTGCAGTGGAATATTACGTGAACCTTCAGCAGCTTGTGGAGGAGTATTATTACAAGTATAAGTTTTCAATGTTTCCTGTAATGAGATTAGACGAGGTTATGGGAATCGTTACTATCGATGAAATTAAAAAAGTGGATAGAGCTATTTGGGACGAAACAACGGTAGGAAGCATATCCCGAAAGTTAACAGAGGATTTTGTGGTATCTCCTAGAGATACTGTTTCAACTGCCATGGAGAAGGTATTCAAAAACGGAGTCGGACGGGTGCTGGTTATGGAGGATGGCAATATGCTGGGCATAGTTTCCCGTACGGATATCTTAAACTACATAAGAATAAATGCGCAGCTTGATGGCAAGGAGAGATAG
- a CDS encoding cation-transporting P-type ATPase, whose translation MGRDEPANNENQVFWESLSVEEVLSKLDTDLEGLTDNEAKARLEKYGLNKLPEKKGPSAIKRFLMQFNNALIYVLLAAAILTAVLGHWIDTWVIIGVVIINALIGYIQEDKAQKALDGIKHMLSLKASILRAGSRQTIPAEEIVPGEIVILSPGDKIPADLRLTEITANFRVEEASLTGESEAVKKSIDPVSEGTVLAERKSMVYTGTTVRAGSAKGVASATGTDTELGKINKMLSETETMATPLIRKINKFGKYLSIFIIIFSLALFAFGYFLRDFTIAEISLAVIGLAVSAIPEGLPAILTITLAIGVQRMAARDAIIRRLPSVETLGSVTVICSDKTGTLTKNEMTATTIYTMAGEYTVKGSGYSPEGSIIREGSPVDLSTDTILEKLIQSAYLCNDSQLKQDESGNWDVKGTPTEGALMALSKKSGKLDFETKRLALIPFDSEYKYMSTLNVVEGKSFIFVNGAPDQLLSMCLQQLGKSGPEDLKKDLWQEHIENGASKGLRMLGCAYKEVGGEKTDLTHSDLEEGLILIGVTGVMDPPRPEAIEAIRLSQNAGIRIKMITGDHILTAKMIGKKMGIDAHDKVISGSELEDMSDTELRQAVKDCDIFARTSPEHKLRIVDALQKNGEICAMTGDGVNDAPALKKADIGIAMGIKGTEVTKDSAAMVLADDNFASIVAAVEEGRTIYDNIRKTLLFILPTNGAEAFVVLSAIILGQTLPISPVQILWVNMVTAVSLGLALAFEPTESNTMKKPPRDPEEGILGTYFIFRILFVSLIIGGFTLYAFKSEIGNGTSLETAQTIAVNTLVFGEIFYLFNCRKINETSFSNKFFNNKVALGAALIVVIAQVGFTYLPFLNIWFGTSGVNLSDWILPVICGFGVLVAVELEKSITKKLGRKA comes from the coding sequence ATGGGGAGAGACGAACCCGCAAACAACGAAAACCAAGTCTTTTGGGAATCTCTATCCGTCGAGGAAGTCTTAAGCAAGCTGGACACTGACCTAGAAGGACTTACCGATAACGAGGCAAAAGCCAGACTTGAAAAGTACGGCCTGAATAAATTGCCTGAAAAAAAAGGTCCCAGCGCTATAAAACGCTTTCTTATGCAATTTAACAACGCCCTCATTTACGTTTTGCTCGCAGCCGCTATCCTAACTGCAGTTTTGGGCCACTGGATAGACACATGGGTAATTATCGGAGTTGTTATCATCAATGCATTAATAGGATACATACAGGAGGACAAAGCTCAAAAAGCACTCGATGGAATCAAGCATATGCTATCTTTAAAAGCTTCCATTTTAAGAGCCGGCAGCAGGCAGACTATACCCGCCGAGGAAATCGTTCCAGGAGAGATTGTGATTTTATCCCCGGGAGACAAAATTCCCGCAGACCTTCGTTTGACTGAAATCACTGCCAATTTCAGAGTGGAGGAAGCATCTCTTACAGGAGAGTCCGAAGCAGTAAAAAAATCCATTGATCCGGTATCTGAAGGAACCGTTCTTGCAGAAAGGAAGTCAATGGTGTACACGGGAACCACTGTAAGGGCGGGCAGCGCTAAAGGGGTTGCCTCAGCAACCGGAACCGATACCGAGCTTGGCAAGATAAATAAGATGCTTTCGGAGACAGAAACCATGGCTACGCCTCTAATCAGAAAAATTAATAAATTTGGAAAATATTTATCCATTTTTATTATAATCTTTTCGCTAGCCCTATTCGCTTTTGGTTATTTCTTGCGTGATTTTACAATTGCCGAAATTTCTTTAGCTGTTATTGGTCTAGCGGTTTCAGCTATTCCCGAAGGACTCCCTGCCATACTTACCATAACCCTGGCAATAGGCGTTCAGCGTATGGCTGCTAGAGATGCTATAATAAGGCGCCTGCCTTCAGTAGAAACCCTAGGTTCTGTAACGGTCATTTGCTCTGACAAGACTGGCACGCTGACGAAAAACGAAATGACCGCAACTACTATCTACACCATGGCCGGTGAGTATACCGTTAAAGGCTCAGGCTATTCGCCTGAAGGGTCTATTATCAGAGAGGGTTCCCCTGTAGATTTATCTACAGATACGATACTAGAAAAGCTGATTCAGTCTGCATATCTTTGCAACGATTCTCAACTCAAGCAAGATGAAAGCGGAAACTGGGATGTCAAGGGAACTCCTACAGAAGGCGCCTTGATGGCTCTTTCCAAAAAATCAGGAAAGCTTGACTTTGAAACCAAGCGACTGGCGCTGATCCCTTTCGACTCCGAGTATAAATACATGTCAACTTTAAATGTAGTAGAAGGAAAAAGCTTCATATTTGTAAACGGAGCTCCAGACCAGCTGTTATCCATGTGCTTACAGCAGCTGGGCAAATCAGGGCCTGAGGATCTTAAAAAAGATCTTTGGCAGGAGCATATCGAAAACGGTGCTTCAAAAGGTCTTAGGATGCTTGGTTGCGCTTACAAAGAGGTGGGTGGAGAAAAGACCGACCTTACCCATTCAGACCTTGAAGAAGGCTTAATCCTAATAGGCGTGACCGGGGTTATGGACCCCCCTCGTCCCGAGGCCATAGAAGCTATACGCTTAAGCCAAAACGCGGGTATTAGGATAAAGATGATCACCGGAGACCATATACTTACAGCCAAGATGATCGGTAAAAAAATGGGCATAGATGCCCATGACAAAGTAATAAGCGGAAGCGAACTGGAAGATATGTCTGACACCGAGCTCCGACAAGCTGTTAAAGACTGTGATATCTTCGCGCGTACCAGCCCGGAACATAAGCTGAGAATCGTGGATGCCCTTCAAAAAAATGGTGAAATATGCGCGATGACAGGTGACGGGGTAAATGACGCTCCCGCACTTAAAAAGGCGGATATCGGCATAGCAATGGGAATCAAAGGAACGGAGGTTACAAAGGACAGTGCAGCGATGGTCCTTGCCGATGACAATTTCGCTTCCATAGTCGCTGCCGTTGAGGAAGGAAGGACAATATACGACAACATACGAAAAACCTTGCTTTTCATATTGCCCACAAATGGAGCCGAAGCTTTTGTAGTTCTATCTGCAATAATATTAGGGCAGACCCTTCCCATATCTCCCGTTCAAATACTCTGGGTAAACATGGTTACGGCAGTCTCACTCGGCCTTGCCCTTGCCTTTGAACCGACTGAGAGCAATACTATGAAAAAGCCTCCTCGCGATCCTGAAGAAGGCATACTTGGCACCTATTTTATATTTCGGATACTATTTGTTTCTTTGATCATAGGCGGATTTACCCTTTATGCTTTTAAAAGCGAAATCGGGAACGGCACCAGCCTGGAAACTGCCCAGACAATTGCGGTTAATACTTTGGTCTTCGGAGAGATCTTCTATTTATTTAATTGTCGGAAGATCAATGAGACCTCTTTTAGCAATAAGTTCTTCAACAATAAGGTGGCTTTGGGCGCTGCGTTGATAGTAGTCATTGCCCAAGTTGGTTTTACTTACCTCCCTTTCTTGAATATCTGGTTTGGCACCTCGGGCGTAAATCTTTCGGATTGGATTTTACCGGTCATCTGCGGCTTTGGAGTTTTAGTAGCCGTTGAACTAGAAAAAAGCATCACCAAGAAACTTGGCCGAAAGGCGTAA
- a CDS encoding alpha/beta hydrolase, whose translation MESKIISSYDGTKLFLKKEVPVNPKAIVLIVHGLCEHQGRYNYLTQKLNEKGFGVYRFDHRGHGKSEGPKVYYDDYTQIFEDVNVVVELIKNENPHLAVFLIGHSMGGYAGALYGSNYPYKIDGYILSGALTRNNANIGAELDRDLDPKTYFPNELGPGICSNPKVVEAYVKDPLVEKEISAGLFYSLFNGLDWLKENGHRFLDPVIILHGGNDGLVSNKDSRDFYGDIASEDKTLKIYAKLYHEIFNEYSRDEVIGDVLFWLEKQLDPRHMAISYATSDDSMIADMGI comes from the coding sequence ATGGAAAGCAAAATTATTTCGTCTTATGACGGAACCAAACTCTTCTTGAAAAAAGAAGTACCTGTAAACCCTAAGGCAATCGTCTTAATTGTACATGGACTTTGTGAGCATCAAGGCAGGTACAATTACCTTACTCAAAAGCTCAATGAAAAAGGTTTCGGTGTCTACCGCTTTGATCACAGAGGTCATGGCAAGTCAGAAGGTCCCAAAGTTTACTACGACGACTATACACAAATATTTGAAGATGTGAATGTGGTCGTGGAATTGATAAAAAACGAAAATCCTCACCTAGCTGTTTTTTTAATTGGCCACAGCATGGGAGGTTATGCTGGGGCATTATATGGCAGTAATTACCCATACAAGATTGACGGCTATATTTTATCAGGAGCCCTTACCCGCAACAATGCCAATATTGGCGCTGAACTGGATAGAGACCTGGACCCAAAGACATACTTTCCAAATGAGCTAGGACCTGGAATCTGTAGTAATCCCAAGGTGGTAGAGGCCTATGTCAAGGATCCTTTGGTGGAAAAAGAAATCTCTGCAGGACTTTTTTATTCTCTCTTTAACGGTCTTGACTGGTTGAAAGAAAATGGACATAGATTCCTGGATCCGGTTATAATATTGCACGGAGGAAATGACGGTCTTGTCAGCAATAAAGATTCCAGAGATTTTTATGGAGATATAGCTTCAGAAGACAAGACATTAAAAATATACGCAAAGCTCTATCATGAAATATTTAACGAATATAGCCGGGATGAAGTAATCGGGGATGTTTTGTTCTGGCTTGAAAAGCAGCTTGATCCTCGACACATGGCGATTTCATACGCAACTTCGGACGATAGCATGATAGCCGACATGGGGATATGA
- a CDS encoding PTS galactitol transporter subunit IIC: MVGFVIEFFDVLSGLGASVMMPIIIAIFAMALGARFGKALRAGLLVGVGFIGLNTMIGLLGSTLGPAAQQMVENAGLNLNVIDVGWPAAAAIAFGTKVGAMMIPVGLIINILMLLTNTTETINIDIWNYWHFAFTGSLVAIMTDSVGWGIYAAAINMVIIMVIADVAAPMFEKYNGLSGISLPHGFAAAYAPIALIVNKLIDFIPLVNKIDIDAKKIESKMGVFGEPVLIGTLIGFAVGVLAYGIADYATNFQLAITMGAVLVLIPKMASILMEGLMPVSEAAQGFIQNKFSNRRKIYIGMDAAIALGHPITLAVALILTPMTILLALILPGNQLIPFADLAGIPFALIYVVPICKGNAFRTFIVGLAIISAGLLIATNLAPLHTQAAIQAAVEIPEGVEYISSICDGGNPLPWAFVRIAKMLGSTVSAAVFAVVAICMSLWNRARILRNAEK, encoded by the coding sequence ATGGTGGGATTTGTTATTGAATTTTTCGATGTTCTGAGTGGATTAGGCGCAAGCGTTATGATGCCGATTATTATCGCTATTTTCGCAATGGCTCTTGGAGCGAGATTTGGCAAAGCTCTTAGAGCGGGATTGTTGGTGGGGGTAGGGTTCATAGGCCTTAATACAATGATAGGGTTGCTGGGATCGACCTTAGGTCCGGCTGCTCAACAAATGGTGGAGAATGCAGGCTTGAATCTGAACGTTATCGATGTAGGCTGGCCAGCCGCCGCTGCCATTGCATTTGGGACTAAGGTTGGCGCTATGATGATACCCGTAGGATTAATTATCAACATATTGATGCTTCTGACCAATACGACAGAAACGATTAATATCGATATATGGAATTATTGGCACTTTGCTTTTACAGGATCATTGGTTGCTATAATGACAGACAGCGTAGGATGGGGGATATATGCAGCTGCAATCAATATGGTAATCATTATGGTTATAGCTGATGTTGCGGCCCCGATGTTTGAAAAGTATAACGGATTGTCTGGAATATCTCTTCCCCATGGATTTGCAGCGGCTTATGCTCCCATAGCGCTTATAGTAAACAAATTGATTGATTTTATACCCCTGGTAAATAAAATTGATATCGATGCGAAGAAAATCGAAAGCAAGATGGGAGTTTTTGGAGAGCCTGTTTTAATTGGAACCCTCATTGGATTCGCAGTAGGAGTACTGGCTTATGGAATAGCAGACTATGCAACCAATTTCCAGTTGGCGATTACTATGGGAGCCGTATTGGTGCTTATTCCTAAGATGGCATCAATATTGATGGAAGGCTTAATGCCTGTGTCAGAAGCAGCTCAAGGTTTTATTCAAAATAAATTTTCAAATAGGAGGAAAATTTATATAGGGATGGATGCTGCAATTGCACTTGGTCATCCTATAACTCTGGCAGTGGCGTTGATCCTAACGCCCATGACAATATTGTTGGCTCTTATACTGCCAGGAAACCAGCTGATTCCATTTGCTGATTTGGCTGGGATTCCTTTTGCGCTGATATATGTAGTTCCAATCTGCAAAGGAAATGCATTCAGAACCTTTATTGTAGGATTGGCGATTATATCTGCGGGTTTATTAATCGCAACCAATTTGGCACCTCTTCATACACAAGCGGCAATTCAGGCAGCTGTTGAAATACCTGAGGGAGTTGAATACATTTCGTCTATATGCGATGGCGGGAATCCATTGCCTTGGGCATTCGTCAGGATTGCAAAAATGCTGGGAAGCACTGTCAGCGCAGCAGTGTTCGCTGTTGTTGCTATTTGCATGTCCCTATGGAACCGAGCTAGAATTCTTAGGAATGCTGAGAAATAA
- a CDS encoding NAD(P)H-dependent oxidoreductase, whose amino-acid sequence MNQDEKRKFIINLYQNRYTCKGFDPEKRVSDEDFNAIIEAGRLAPSSMGFEPWKFVLINNEDVKEKIKPHAWGGEKSLEGASHFLVILTRSPKDLRYDSDYIEYIQKDIQGFSDELREPRKIKYKNFQIEDFKLFESDRALFDWACKNTYIALANMLTAAAVLGVDSTPIEGFHRDNLERVLIEERIIDPEHFGLCCMVAFGYTNREHRPKTRRKVEEVLEIIE is encoded by the coding sequence ATGAATCAAGATGAAAAAAGAAAATTTATAATTAATCTTTACCAAAATAGGTATACATGCAAAGGGTTCGATCCTGAAAAAAGGGTCTCAGACGAAGATTTTAATGCGATTATCGAAGCAGGAAGGCTTGCACCTAGCTCTATGGGATTTGAACCGTGGAAGTTCGTATTAATAAACAACGAAGACGTCAAAGAAAAGATTAAGCCACATGCTTGGGGTGGCGAGAAGAGCCTGGAAGGCGCAAGCCACTTTTTGGTGATACTGACCCGAAGCCCAAAGGACTTGAGATATGATTCTGATTACATAGAGTATATACAAAAAGACATCCAAGGGTTTTCGGATGAACTGAGAGAACCTAGAAAAATAAAGTATAAGAACTTTCAGATAGAAGATTTTAAGCTTTTTGAAAGCGATAGAGCCCTGTTTGACTGGGCATGCAAGAATACCTACATTGCACTTGCAAACATGTTAACAGCGGCAGCAGTATTGGGAGTGGATTCAACTCCAATCGAGGGATTCCACCGAGACAATCTCGAGAGGGTCTTAATAGAAGAAAGGATAATCGATCCTGAGCATTTTGGACTCTGCTGCATGGTGGCATTTGGCTATACTAATAGGGAACACAGGCCAAAAACCAGAAGAAAAGTTGAAGAAGTTTTAGAAATTATAGAATAA
- a CDS encoding protein-L-isoaspartate(D-aspartate) O-methyltransferase, which produces MDNRVRIKELFNRLDRRLFMEECQEFAHVDGPFPIGYGQTISQPSLVLAMTIMLDLKTDSKVLEIGTGSGFQTALLASGAKEVYTVERIKKLHDKAVKRLGEMGFDNISFKLGDGTMGWKEKAPFDRIMVTAAAIMVPPSLIAQLGEEGKMVIPIGNGRVQELTLIEKDSMGKLDTSVKEYVSFVPLVGKYE; this is translated from the coding sequence GTGGATAACAGGGTAAGAATAAAAGAGCTTTTCAACAGGCTGGATAGAAGACTGTTTATGGAGGAATGCCAAGAGTTTGCACATGTTGACGGGCCCTTTCCCATTGGATACGGTCAGACCATATCACAGCCGTCCTTAGTGCTCGCAATGACGATCATGCTAGATTTAAAGACGGACTCCAAGGTGCTGGAGATAGGCACCGGCAGCGGCTTTCAGACAGCGCTTCTTGCAAGCGGAGCAAAGGAAGTTTATACTGTAGAGAGAATAAAAAAGTTGCACGATAAGGCCGTTAAAAGACTGGGAGAGATGGGGTTTGACAATATATCATTTAAGCTTGGAGATGGCACTATGGGTTGGAAGGAAAAAGCGCCATTTGATCGGATAATGGTTACTGCTGCGGCAATTATGGTTCCCCCTTCCCTAATCGCTCAACTGGGGGAAGAGGGGAAGATGGTGATTCCAATCGGCAATGGAAGAGTGCAGGAACTAACGCTGATAGAAAAAGACTCAATGGGCAAGCTGGACACTTCTGTTAAAGAATATGTAAGTTTCGTTCCCCTTGTAGGAAAGTACGAATAG
- a CDS encoding serine/threonine protein phosphatase produces MRTMQRLTEAYENALRVEFDDDSKFIIFSDVHRGDNSLSDEFSHNQNIYQHALNYYLENDFTYIEAGDGDELWEHEIFKYIIRAYGDIYTLISEFYRKDRFYMLYGNHNMDLKFEDYVEDNLYKFYDIYEDTFDVLFPGLKVYEAVVLEHSENKKEIFIVHGHQGDFLNDHIWPITKFLNRHLWHYFHIVGFRNPSSPSKNMHKCHKIERNYSKWIRQHEIMLIAGHTHRPKFVSNSGESYFNTGACVFPLGITGIEIQEGTIALVKWHIRPDPIGSLTVQRSVVKGPSPLADFMY; encoded by the coding sequence ATGAGAACAATGCAAAGACTTACCGAAGCATATGAGAATGCTCTAAGAGTGGAGTTTGACGACGATTCAAAGTTTATAATATTCAGCGATGTCCACAGAGGGGACAATAGCCTGTCAGACGAGTTTTCCCACAACCAAAACATATACCAGCACGCACTTAACTATTACCTGGAAAATGATTTTACATATATTGAAGCTGGAGATGGGGATGAACTTTGGGAACATGAGATTTTTAAATACATAATCAGGGCCTATGGAGACATATACACCTTGATCAGTGAATTTTACAGAAAAGACAGGTTCTATATGCTATATGGAAATCATAATATGGATCTTAAATTCGAGGACTATGTAGAGGACAATTTGTACAAGTTTTACGATATATACGAAGACACATTCGATGTGTTATTTCCTGGGCTTAAAGTGTACGAAGCTGTAGTGCTCGAGCACTCAGAAAATAAAAAAGAGATATTTATAGTGCATGGGCATCAAGGAGATTTCTTAAACGATCATATATGGCCCATAACAAAATTTTTAAACAGGCACCTTTGGCACTACTTTCATATAGTTGGTTTTAGAAACCCGTCAAGCCCTTCAAAGAACATGCATAAGTGCCACAAGATAGAAAGGAATTACTCAAAGTGGATACGACAGCACGAAATAATGCTCATAGCCGGACACACACACAGACCTAAATTTGTAAGCAATTCAGGGGAATCCTATTTTAATACAGGTGCCTGTGTTTTTCCTCTTGGGATAACAGGAATTGAAATTCAAGAAGGCACTATAGCTCTTGTCAAATGGCATATCAGACCTGACCCGATAGGATCGCTTACCGTTCAAAGAAGCGTGGTCAAGGGTCCGAGCCCACTTGCAGATTTTATGTATTAA
- the msrB gene encoding peptide-methionine (R)-S-oxide reductase MsrB — protein MNPALAKLIMIIAVSGLIVTGFMFFDRSSNDQDEDELSQEDFLPDYDNSRYKNIYLAGGCFWGVEAYFSRIIGVEYTSVGYANGIGEDTSYRRIDSTGHAETVKIVYDPERITLEDLVTYYYGIIEPTSLNRQGNDRGTQYRSGIYYSYEADLDTILGVTEKEQLKHAKPIVTEIEALKNFVLAEDYHQDYLYENPGGYCHVNLSVIPNEKPVVNPLDYPKPGEKEIKQMLTPLQFEVTQRKGTEAAFQNRYWDNKEKGLYVDIVTGEPLFLSKYKYDSGTGWPSFTEPIDKYTVKYYRDQNFGMERVEVRSRVGGSHLGHVFRDGPVEEGGLRFCINSAALDFISYGEMDERGYGRLKVLFE, from the coding sequence ATGAATCCAGCATTAGCTAAATTGATAATGATAATTGCAGTTTCGGGTCTGATAGTAACAGGATTTATGTTCTTTGACCGATCAAGTAATGATCAAGATGAGGATGAGTTGTCTCAAGAGGATTTTCTGCCGGATTACGATAACAGCAGGTACAAGAATATTTATTTGGCGGGAGGCTGTTTTTGGGGAGTGGAAGCCTACTTTTCAAGAATAATCGGAGTTGAATATACCAGCGTAGGATATGCAAACGGAATAGGAGAGGACACGAGCTATCGCAGGATAGACTCCACTGGACATGCGGAAACTGTAAAAATCGTCTACGACCCCGAAAGGATCACACTGGAGGATTTAGTGACTTATTATTACGGGATAATTGAACCGACAAGTCTGAACAGACAGGGAAATGACAGAGGAACCCAGTATAGAAGCGGGATTTATTATTCGTATGAGGCAGATTTGGATACAATCCTAGGGGTGACTGAGAAGGAGCAGCTAAAGCACGCAAAGCCTATTGTGACAGAAATAGAAGCCTTGAAAAATTTCGTTCTGGCTGAAGATTACCATCAAGATTATCTTTATGAGAATCCCGGAGGGTACTGTCACGTTAACTTGTCAGTGATACCTAATGAGAAGCCAGTTGTAAATCCATTGGACTATCCCAAGCCTGGAGAGAAAGAAATAAAGCAGATGCTTACGCCATTGCAGTTTGAAGTCACCCAGAGAAAGGGAACTGAAGCGGCTTTTCAAAACAGATACTGGGATAATAAGGAAAAGGGTTTGTACGTAGACATCGTAACTGGGGAGCCTTTGTTCTTGTCGAAATACAAGTACGATAGCGGGACCGGGTGGCCAAGCTTTACAGAACCGATAGATAAATACACAGTAAAATACTACAGGGACCAAAATTTTGGGATGGAAAGAGTAGAAGTAAGAAGCAGAGTCGGTGGATCTCACTTGGGGCATGTATTTAGAGACGGACCTGTGGAGGAAGGTGGACTGAGATTTTGCATCAACAGTGCTGCTTTGGATTTTATTTCATATGGAGAAATGGACGAGAGAGGATACGGAAGGTTAAAGGTTTTGTTTGAATAA
- a CDS encoding TetR/AcrR family transcriptional regulator: MGTKERRETEIEAFRSKIFDAASRILIDEGYEKLSIRKIAKIIDYSPGAIYHYFSSKAEILLMLYEENEKKIAEKLIEIPIDESNPEDTYVNVIKTFINLTLEAPDHYTAVFLNPIEILQDKVGMLREENISENFLRLYKVGIEAGKFDPNDFKTKIQLIWIYTNGLISRLVLEDDISIERRNLLIEKHCSYIRDMLLLKNNKE, from the coding sequence GTGGGAACAAAGGAGCGTCGCGAGACGGAAATAGAGGCATTTAGGTCAAAAATTTTTGATGCTGCCAGCAGGATACTGATAGACGAGGGCTATGAAAAGCTCTCAATCCGAAAAATAGCAAAGATTATCGATTACTCTCCGGGAGCCATCTATCATTATTTCAGCAGCAAAGCAGAGATACTTCTAATGCTATATGAAGAAAACGAAAAGAAAATTGCTGAAAAGTTAATTGAAATCCCAATCGATGAATCAAATCCGGAAGATACTTATGTAAATGTAATAAAAACCTTTATCAATCTTACCCTTGAAGCCCCGGACCATTACACAGCGGTGTTTCTTAATCCGATAGAGATACTTCAAGATAAGGTAGGCATGCTGCGAGAAGAGAATATATCAGAGAATTTCCTGCGGCTGTACAAAGTTGGAATCGAGGCAGGAAAGTTTGATCCCAATGACTTTAAAACCAAGATACAACTTATTTGGATATACACCAACGGCCTCATTTCTAGGCTGGTTCTTGAAGATGATATCAGCATCGAGCGTAGAAATTTGCTTATAGAAAAGCACTGTTCTTATATCAGAGACATGCTGCTATTAAAAAATAATAAGGAGTAG
- a CDS encoding antibiotic biosynthesis monooxygenase has translation MIVTVVKVFVKEGYAEDFIKATVENHNKSIHEEENLRFDLLQSKEDPNLFTLYEAYMSEEGAKAHKETEQYLTWREKVADWMAKPREGMTFNAVAPEEIEAWKTLK, from the coding sequence ATGATAGTGACAGTTGTAAAGGTATTTGTTAAGGAAGGTTATGCAGAGGACTTCATAAAAGCAACAGTTGAAAATCACAACAAATCGATTCACGAGGAAGAGAACCTTCGTTTTGACTTGCTTCAAAGCAAGGAGGATCCCAACTTATTTACACTCTATGAAGCGTACATGTCTGAGGAAGGGGCCAAGGCCCACAAGGAAACGGAGCAGTATCTCACTTGGAGGGAGAAGGTTGCCGACTGGATGGCAAAACCAAGAGAAGGCATGACATTTAACGCGGTGGCGCCGGAAGAAATCGAAGCCTGGAAGACGTTGAAGTGA